A stretch of DNA from Triticum dicoccoides isolate Atlit2015 ecotype Zavitan chromosome 2A, WEW_v2.0, whole genome shotgun sequence:
AGGCGATCGATGTAATCAATTTATCATCCGGCAGACGTGTAGCATTgtcctttttattttttctcttcaGAAATTATGTGCAGTAGAGACAAAATCCCAGAATAAATGTGTGCAGTTTGCGTCAACGCAAAAAAAATCATCTCCACTGACGAATTTCTCCGTTTCATATTCCATAATCATCTCTCAGAACCAGAACACCAAGATACATTACCACCGGCCACGTGAATCGCAGCAAGTTACCGAGACAAAGTTTATATAGAACCTCATTAAAACAGCTTCCAGATTTTCCACACACAGACAACCAAATAAGACTAGTAAAGCCGAGACAAATGTTGTCCGTGGATCAAAATGATATATCACCGAGCTAAAATAAAACTAGCAGAAAAGAGTAAGTTTTAGTCGCTATCATCTTCGTCTTCTTGCGTTTCAAGCTGGGAGACAACCTTTTCTATGAACTTCCTGCGAACGCCTTCCATGACATTGTTACGGGATGAATCGCCACCACCTTGTCCATCATTCAGTACTGGGTCTGAATGGCAAAGCGCCAATGCAACAGCTGAAATAAACAGAATGGAAGTCTAGCATAAAGAGCGGAAGACCGTGCATGACACTTAAAGATTCCGTGCGCTCACATCAGTCGGTGTAATTTAAGTGAGCAAGAAATCCATTGTCGTTTCTTATTCACATGACATATTCGATTTTAATGGTAACAGCAGCATAACTGTGAACTAGGCATGCCACTGTGTTAGGCACTCATCTAAAATTTGTTCCCTcgatttttttttcttctgtttgtcATATGATGCAAGGCAAACATACAGCAGGACCATATATTCACCGTAGACATGCCTGTCGCCCTGAACATGTTTTCCTCTTAGTACGAAGGGAAAAAACCTCATCCTAAGGTCAAAGATTATAGTCACGTTAAGCCGAATTGCGAATTGTATCGTGCGAATGGCTAATTGCAACTTtaagcgcgcgcacacacacacacacgcacacgcacacgcacacgcacacgcacacagtcTACTGGTGTGTACTGACAATATTTTTGCCCAACCAACTAAAGAAAGAAGAGTAACTTGAACTAAGATAGTGGAAACTGATTGTGTGGTACAACTTACATTCAGGTGTGCATTTCTTTCCACCAAACTTCTGTAGACCAACATAAGTCCCTTTGACAGCACTGTTGTTGTACACCAGTATTGTAGGAACATTTCTATCTGGGTAGTTGGGAATACAGTCCGTGGAAATAATTTTAACAAACTTGGTTTCTGCATATTTCGGCGCCAGTTCCTCCAGGCAAGTCTCAAGCAGCCCACATTCTGGTATCCTGCGATAAGATCCATAGAAGTCTCAGACAATGAACAGTTTGAGGTAGTATTTCTTCCTAGAGTCATTTCTGTATTATAAGCACCTCTGGGAAACAGTTAAACAGCATATAAAGCAGAAGCACTGCAAACGTCTCACAGAAGCATAGGGCATAATGTCCTAAAATCCTTCAGTTTCCAGTCAAAATGAGTATAAATCAAAATACGAGCACAGGGCTTTTCGTAGGCTGCTGCTCTGTGCAGTTAAAGATGGGATCCAACCTGTTCTGTTTGCGGAGAGCGTGTGGAGTAAATCGAAGTAGAAAAGAAGAGGAAAAATATCATGGTGTGGTATGGTTTGCTAAGCTAGGTTATCTTGTTTATTTTGAAATGGTAGTTCAAAAATCACGTGCATACAAGGTCAGATTTTGCCAAAACTATTTCAACACAATTATATCTCTGGATAACAAATTCCAAGAACCATAGTAGATAGTACTCATTTTCAAGCTGCCATTTTTAATCAACATAACAAACACTCccgctgtaaagaaatataaaagcatttagatcactactttaggccctgtttgtttgggcttttgcttctgcttttgcAGCATTTCCACTTTGGCCAAAAAGCCATAAAAGCTCAAACAAACTGTAGAAGCAAAAGCCCAAACAAACAGGgccttagtgatctaaacgctcttatatttctttgcgGAGGGAGTATGTATAGTTCGACACTTAGTTACGAATAAAGTTCTACTTACATGCCCATAAAAAAATTAGCTGTTTCTTGGTGTAGTTTTTGACAGAAGAAGGGCATCATATCGTAAATAGGATGAATTTCGCCTTACGCATCCTTGTAGAGGAAGACCACAACCCAGACATCCGGTGGAGCCTGCGAAACCTCACGCACAAAATCAGAGCCTGTGATGGGCTGTACTGCGCCGAATCTGGCAGTTTTTGCTGCCTCCTTGAGCTCTGCAAGCCTCATCCTCCTGTAAGCACACCACAACATCAAAACATCAGACAATTGATGGACATGGATTTCTGGCTCCATGGATCAGAACGACACTTTCTCGCAAGTGGTACCAAAACAACTGAAATTGTACAGTAGTGCCCCGAGTCCAGATCAAAAACAACTGAAACAGACCAGATTTCTGTGGAAATCACACGAATTACCTCCATCCTACCGTGTAATTCGGGTCAAACCAATCACGAAAAGCACTAGTGGAACACATCTCATGGATCACCAGACGTGCGGGAGACTAGATCGAGGCCGATGGGGAAAAGAGAGGGGGCGCACCTGTACTGCTCCAGGAAGCGGTCATCGTCGAGGTCGTCCTCGAGCTCCTCGAGCTCGTCGGGGTCGCGCGCGTCGAGCCACTCCTTGGACTTGGGCTGCTCGTCCGCGTCGACCCTGGGGGCGAAGGGCGGCGGCTTGAAGGGCTCCGGCTTCTCGGGCAGGTTTCCGAGTTTGCGCTGGATGTCGTCCCACTGCGTGGTCGCCCCCTCCACGTCCTTGTACACGAAGTGGTAGTCCGCCATGGCCGAGCCTcgaacgagcgagcgagcgagagagagatcgGGACAGGAGAAGCGGAAGGCCAGTATACCTGGCCATGGCAGGCCGTCTCGAACGGCCCGACCTTGCCCATGGGCCGGGgctgggcctagattttgagccgtcGGGCCGGGCTGGGTTGGGCTTGTTGTATTTGCAATTTAAGAAAGAAGCCCGACCCGAGGCCTGATGAGCTTTTTGActgatgggccgggcttgggccgaaAAACTAGGCCTAACGGTTGGCCCATGCCTAGGTTTTCTGCTTTGGGCTTTGTTAGGCCCAACCCGGCCCGAGTTATGCCTAGGAATGCCGAAGGGGAACGAGGAGGCGAGAGAATGGGAGAgatcagctgacaggtggaccccacgTACTCGCGCTAGACGCTATCGCGCATGGGATCTGGATCCGCGTGTGGCAGGTTGGGCCCGCTTGTCATTCATATAGAGGCTTTCCGCTGGATGAGACGGTGCCACTGATTGCGAACCAAAACTAAGGAGAAGAAGCAAAGCGGGAGAAGATCATTCTTCGGGGCAGCGGAGATGACGGTTGGTCATCTCGCCAACGACACCATCCTCTGAGGCCGCGAAAGCacgatgagctcctcctcctcgtctgccCTTGCCCTCTTCTCCTTTGATTTTGCTCGTTGTTGTGTTTGCGGCTCGAGATATATTTTTGTTGGTGAAATGTGGGGGTTGGAGGTTAGGGTTCTTCGTGGTGCGGCTGCTGCGGCGAATTGGGAAGATTTGAGGTATTGTTTACAGCCAAAAAAGAGTAGTGTTTGGTTGCAATAAAAAAGTGTGACTACAGAAGATGGTTA
This window harbors:
- the LOC119353439 gene encoding phosducin-like protein 3, producing MADYHFVYKDVEGATTQWDDIQRKLGNLPEKPEPFKPPPFAPRVDADEQPKSKEWLDARDPDELEELEDDLDDDRFLEQYRRMRLAELKEAAKTARFGAVQPITGSDFVREVSQAPPDVWVVVFLYKDAIPECGLLETCLEELAPKYAETKFVKIISTDCIPNYPDRNVPTILVYNNSAVKGTYVGLQKFGGKKCTPESVALALCHSDPVLNDGQGGGDSSRNNVMEGVRRKFIEKVVSQLETQEDEDDSD